One region of Paenibacillus polymyxa M1 genomic DNA includes:
- a CDS encoding IS3 family transposase (programmed frameshift) yields MAKKGQSFRQYSLDVKMEAIRLVNEEHMSIREVTKHLDIRNKSQVQSWVTKYRAGENLQPTTTRQGRPKTKFSSMEEEMAYLRAEIEYFKKAVSKSTQGVTRKEARFEIIEGMRTRYSLKWLLELAHVSRAGYYKWRKTQQTTQQRKQEEELLESHMLSIHRIHPYFGYLRMTVALRREGILVNHKKVYRLMKKLGIRSVIRKKRRFFGKQASVVNANRLDRQFQADSPLSKLVTDITYIRAGERFVYLSVIQDLFNNEIVAWRLSERNDLALVSETLDVLSKNVNMEGVILHSDQGFQYTSKPFNRKLKRLGMLGSHSRRGNCLDNACIESFFSHLKTEKIYLTKPGTLAEVEQHVREYISFYNENRFQKKLNNRSPIEYRETVAA; encoded by the exons ATGGCTAAAAAGGGACAATCATTCCGGCAATACTCCTTAGATGTAAAGATGGAGGCAATCCGGTTGGTGAACGAAGAACATATGAGTATTCGTGAAGTGACGAAACACTTAGACATTCGTAATAAATCCCAAGTACAAAGCTGGGTGACGAAATATCGAGCGGGGGAGAACCTCCAGCCAACGACCACAAGACAGGGACGACCCAAAACGAAATTTTCCAGTATGGAAGAAGAGATGGCGTATCTACGGGCGGAGATTGAATATT TTAAAAAAGCAGTATCCAAATCTACACAAGGAGTGACGAGGAAAGAAGCGAGGTTTGAAATTATTGAGGGAATGCGAACACGATATTCGTTGAAATGGTTACTTGAATTAGCCCATGTTTCTCGGGCAGGATATTATAAATGGAGAAAGACTCAGCAAACAACCCAGCAGCGTAAGCAAGAAGAAGAGCTTCTGGAATCGCATATGTTGTCGATCCACCGGATCCATCCCTATTTTGGTTATCTGCGGATGACCGTTGCTTTACGTAGAGAAGGTATCTTGGTCAATCACAAAAAGGTGTACCGCCTAATGAAGAAATTAGGGATCCGTTCCGTCATTCGAAAGAAGCGGCGTTTTTTTGGCAAACAGGCATCTGTGGTAAATGCCAACCGATTAGATCGACAATTTCAGGCAGATTCTCCTTTATCCAAGCTGGTTACCGATATTACATACATACGAGCTGGAGAGCGGTTTGTATATCTCTCTGTCATTCAAGATCTGTTTAACAATGAAATCGTGGCTTGGCGTCTTTCGGAACGAAATGACCTTGCTCTAGTTAGCGAGACGCTAGACGTTCTAAGTAAGAACGTGAACATGGAGGGTGTCATTCTCCATTCAGACCAGGGTTTTCAGTATACCTCCAAGCCGTTTAACCGCAAGCTTAAGCGGCTTGGCATGCTTGGGAGCCATTCAAGGCGTGGAAATTGCCTAGACAATGCCTGTATAGAATCCTTCTTCTCCCATCTTAAAACAGAGAAGATTTATTTAACGAAACCCGGAACCCTAGCGGAGGTAGAACAACACGTACGGGAGTACATTTCTTTTTATAATGAAAATAGATTTCAGAAAAAATTAAACAACCGTTCCCCGATTGAATACCGAGAAACGGTTGCTGCTTAA
- a CDS encoding heptaprenyl diphosphate synthase component 1, with amino-acid sequence MKPYRVPQLARKYVEYDMIQQHTEMPAFPDSRTRLLFEFLNRNAQGLHASEDELYALVTSLVQMGLDTHDMIDTLSGIRSPEEMRSRQLKVLAGDYFSSRFYQLLALAGRIEAISKLSDAVCEVNAGKMSLYWEMKHFRLDAAQYLSQMVCFKQELFLSLTSLIAEQDQEVWKQLLNEFALCDTLVEEWEKRAEPDKSRFGYMFWHIYGNGDQHEQALLSEGGTETEVWRKLVLKYKAEDAILDKLRTAVTHIRQTLSDEQNTGIEEFECMLEPFLKLLHSSHPVVREG; translated from the coding sequence ATGAAACCGTATCGCGTACCTCAATTAGCAAGGAAATATGTGGAATACGACATGATTCAACAACATACGGAAATGCCGGCTTTTCCTGACAGCCGTACCCGTTTGCTGTTTGAGTTTTTGAACCGGAATGCGCAAGGGCTGCATGCCAGTGAGGATGAACTGTACGCTTTGGTTACATCACTTGTGCAGATGGGACTGGATACGCATGATATGATTGATACTTTATCCGGTATACGAAGCCCGGAAGAGATGCGTTCCAGACAGCTGAAAGTGTTAGCCGGTGACTACTTCAGCAGCCGCTTTTATCAGCTACTTGCACTGGCAGGCCGAATCGAGGCCATTTCGAAGCTGAGTGATGCTGTATGTGAAGTGAACGCAGGGAAAATGAGTTTGTACTGGGAGATGAAGCATTTTCGTTTGGATGCTGCTCAGTATTTATCTCAGATGGTTTGCTTCAAACAGGAGCTTTTTTTATCATTGACTTCACTTATTGCAGAACAGGATCAGGAAGTCTGGAAGCAGCTTCTTAACGAATTCGCTCTCTGTGATACGCTGGTGGAGGAATGGGAGAAGCGGGCAGAACCAGACAAGTCCCGTTTCGGATATATGTTCTGGCATATTTACGGTAACGGAGACCAGCATGAGCAGGCGCTGCTTTCAGAGGGGGGTACTGAAACAGAAGTTTGGCGTAAGCTTGTGCTGAAATACAAAGCCGAGGATGCGATACTGGACAAGCTTCGCACGGCTGTTACACACATCCGGCAGACCCTGTCAGATGAACAAAACACGGGGATTGAGGAATTTGAATGCATGCTTGAGCCTTTCCTAAAGCTGCTACATAGTTCGCACCCGGTTGTGAGGGAAGGTTAG
- a CDS encoding UbiA-like polyprenyltransferase translates to MFKKIAIFLEMIKIEHTLFALPFAFMGAVLGSVVVTDNLPSWPQIGWILLAMVGARSAAFGFNRMIDRVIDGKNPRTAGRAIPAGLLKSSEVVIFIIVSLLLLFWASFKLSPLAFKLFPLAFFMLVFYSYTKRFTWLCHIVLGLTIGLAPLGAWVAVTGQMDLTAIVLYLTIAFWTAGFDVIYACQDIDFDQSEGVYSIPARFGVAGALNIARVFHVITAIGFIVLFFIADLSWWYLAGMIISYIILFYEHYIVSPKDLSRLQTAFFTMNGVLSIVVFAFTLIDLVVRQY, encoded by the coding sequence ATGTTTAAGAAAATTGCTATTTTTTTGGAAATGATTAAAATTGAACATACCTTATTTGCGCTCCCATTTGCATTTATGGGGGCTGTATTGGGGTCAGTTGTCGTGACGGACAACCTTCCCTCATGGCCGCAGATTGGTTGGATTTTGTTGGCTATGGTTGGCGCTCGTAGCGCAGCCTTCGGCTTCAATCGTATGATTGACCGTGTAATTGACGGGAAAAATCCGCGTACAGCAGGACGCGCCATCCCGGCAGGGCTGCTCAAATCGAGCGAAGTGGTAATTTTCATCATCGTTAGCTTGTTGTTGTTATTCTGGGCCTCATTCAAGTTAAGTCCGCTGGCGTTCAAGCTGTTCCCGCTGGCCTTTTTTATGCTTGTTTTTTACTCTTACACCAAGCGTTTTACTTGGCTGTGCCATATTGTACTCGGTTTGACCATTGGTTTGGCACCACTAGGCGCATGGGTTGCAGTAACGGGACAAATGGATTTGACAGCTATCGTACTTTATCTCACGATTGCATTTTGGACCGCTGGATTTGATGTTATTTATGCTTGTCAAGATATTGATTTTGACCAGAGTGAAGGGGTTTATTCTATTCCTGCCCGTTTTGGTGTAGCAGGTGCTCTGAACATCGCCCGGGTGTTCCATGTCATTACGGCGATCGGATTTATTGTGCTGTTCTTTATTGCAGATTTGAGCTGGTGGTATCTGGCGGGCATGATTATTTCATACATTATTTTATTTTATGAGCACTATATCGTTTCTCCAAAAGATCTAAGTCGCTTGCAGACGGCATTCTTTACGATGAACGGTGTACTTAGCATTGTCGTATTTGCTTTTACACTGATTGATTTGGTGGTGCGTCAATACTAA
- a CDS encoding stage VI sporulation protein F, whose translation MSKNFPKDALKAINKKGGKNISENAVKKLAGTVKPDTLQSETQLRQLIKQVSAMANIPVSEDTVRDIVGAVKKSGMNPSNMEALMKMMMKK comes from the coding sequence GTGAGTAAAAACTTTCCGAAAGATGCATTGAAGGCCATTAACAAAAAAGGCGGCAAAAACATATCCGAAAATGCAGTGAAAAAGCTGGCAGGCACGGTAAAGCCGGACACGCTTCAAAGTGAAACACAGTTGCGTCAGCTTATAAAACAGGTGTCTGCGATGGCTAACATTCCGGTATCGGAAGATACAGTCAGGGATATTGTCGGAGCCGTCAAAAAGAGTGGAATGAATCCTTCCAATATGGAAGCGTTAATGAAAATGATGATGAAAAAATAA
- a CDS encoding sugar ABC transporter substrate-binding protein, whose protein sequence is MYIQKGLQKNKKLGLGAIMLLVLILLVTACGAPKTESGAQGTSTAGTNTGDGKTDSSNLKGKRVALIMEFNTGTFSQQYVQGVEDEVKKFGGTLTKFVANNDKAKMASLLDSAINQQFDVILTDHGDALLEPGLKKAISRNIPVIVFDAAVNVPGAVVLSQDDQSMAELTLEQMKKDIGGKGNIVKVWVAGFAPMERRQVAYDAFLKSNPDIKEIATFGSAQNPALDTQAKMEAVLKQYPKGEITAVWAAWDEFAKGAARAIQQAGRTEIKVYGIDMSDEDLQMIQDPKNPWVASAAVDPTAIGRVQVRYAYQKLHGDNPEEKVVLKAVYVQREDLPDKQISTSELSQYVKGWGKSEQGYKDWMKEYETSK, encoded by the coding sequence ATGTATATCCAAAAAGGGCTCCAAAAAAACAAGAAGCTAGGGCTCGGAGCCATCATGCTACTGGTGCTGATTCTGCTGGTCACAGCATGTGGCGCGCCGAAAACAGAGAGCGGCGCTCAAGGGACAAGCACTGCAGGAACGAATACAGGGGACGGAAAAACAGATAGTTCGAATCTAAAGGGTAAACGGGTTGCTTTGATCATGGAGTTTAACACAGGTACGTTTTCGCAGCAGTATGTTCAAGGTGTGGAAGATGAGGTTAAGAAATTTGGCGGTACGCTGACCAAGTTTGTTGCAAATAACGATAAGGCTAAAATGGCTTCTTTGCTAGATAGTGCAATTAACCAGCAGTTTGATGTTATTTTGACTGATCACGGTGACGCATTACTGGAGCCAGGACTTAAAAAAGCAATTTCCCGCAATATTCCGGTTATCGTGTTCGATGCTGCGGTCAATGTTCCGGGCGCGGTAGTGCTTTCACAGGATGATCAAAGCATGGCGGAACTGACGTTGGAGCAAATGAAAAAGGACATCGGTGGCAAAGGAAATATTGTGAAGGTATGGGTTGCAGGGTTTGCGCCAATGGAGCGCCGTCAGGTTGCTTATGATGCATTTTTGAAATCCAATCCAGATATTAAAGAGATTGCAACTTTTGGTTCGGCTCAGAATCCTGCTTTGGATACGCAAGCCAAAATGGAAGCTGTGCTAAAGCAATATCCTAAGGGCGAAATTACGGCAGTTTGGGCGGCTTGGGATGAATTTGCCAAAGGTGCAGCTCGGGCGATACAACAAGCTGGGCGGACGGAAATTAAAGTTTACGGGATTGATATGAGTGATGAAGATTTGCAAATGATTCAGGACCCGAAAAACCCGTGGGTGGCTTCAGCAGCCGTCGATCCAACAGCTATTGGACGCGTACAAGTGCGTTATGCATACCAAAAGTTGCATGGGGATAACCCTGAGGAGAAAGTTGTACTGAAGGCAGTATATGTGCAGCGCGAAGACTTGCCAGATAAGCAAATTTCCACATCCGAGTTGTCTCAATATGTGAAAGGATGGGGCAAGAGTGAGCAGGGTTACAAGGATTGGATGAAGGAGTATGAAACGTCCAAATAA
- the spoIVA gene encoding stage IV sporulation protein A, translating into MEKVDIFKDIAERTGGDIYLGVVGAVRTGKSTFIKRFMETIVLPNITSEADRARAVDELPQSAAGKTIMTTEPKFVPNNAVQIKVTEGLDVNVRLVDCVGYAVEGAKGYEDENGPRMISTPWFEEPIPFQEAAEIGTRKVIQEHSTLGVVVTTDGTIAEIPRSSYVESEERVIEELKEVGKPFVLVINSTHPRSDETLQLRSELAAKYDIPVMTLSAATMTEDDVTGVLREVLYEFPVHEVNVNLPSWVMVLNENHWLRSNYENSVRDTVKDIRRLRDVDRVVGQFMEYEFIDRAGLSGMNMGQGVAEIDLYAPDELYDQILVEVVGVEIRGKDHLLQMMQDFAHAKREYDRFAEALEMVKTTGYGIAAPSLAEMALDEPQLIRQGTRFGVRLKATAPSIHMIRVDVESEFAPIIGTEKQSEELVRYLMQDFENDPIKIWESDIFGRSLHSIVREGIQGKIAMMPDNARYKLQETLGRIINEGSGGLIAIIL; encoded by the coding sequence TTGGAGAAAGTGGACATTTTTAAAGACATTGCCGAACGCACCGGAGGAGACATCTATCTTGGGGTCGTCGGCGCAGTCCGAACAGGAAAATCAACGTTTATCAAGCGGTTTATGGAAACGATTGTACTGCCCAACATTACGAGTGAGGCGGACCGTGCCCGCGCCGTAGACGAGTTGCCGCAAAGTGCGGCAGGGAAGACGATCATGACGACGGAACCTAAATTTGTACCGAATAATGCCGTCCAGATCAAAGTAACGGAAGGACTGGACGTGAATGTACGTCTGGTTGACTGTGTAGGATACGCAGTAGAAGGTGCAAAAGGCTACGAGGATGAAAATGGTCCAAGAATGATCTCTACACCATGGTTTGAAGAACCCATTCCTTTTCAGGAAGCGGCAGAAATTGGTACACGTAAGGTTATTCAAGAACATTCGACACTCGGTGTGGTCGTCACTACAGACGGCACCATTGCTGAAATCCCGCGTAGCTCTTATGTAGAGTCGGAGGAACGCGTCATTGAAGAGTTGAAGGAAGTTGGCAAGCCATTTGTTCTGGTTATCAACTCCACGCATCCACGCAGTGATGAAACACTTCAACTCCGCAGTGAACTGGCTGCCAAGTACGATATTCCAGTCATGACACTCAGCGCGGCAACCATGACGGAAGATGATGTTACGGGTGTACTTCGTGAAGTATTGTATGAATTCCCGGTGCATGAGGTGAATGTGAACCTGCCGAGCTGGGTTATGGTATTGAACGAAAATCACTGGCTGCGTAGCAACTATGAAAATTCCGTTCGTGATACGGTTAAAGATATTCGGCGCCTGCGTGATGTAGATCGAGTCGTCGGCCAGTTTATGGAGTATGAGTTCATCGACAGGGCCGGATTAAGCGGAATGAATATGGGGCAGGGCGTCGCGGAAATTGATTTGTATGCGCCTGATGAACTGTATGACCAGATTTTGGTTGAAGTCGTCGGGGTAGAGATTCGCGGCAAGGATCATTTGCTGCAGATGATGCAGGATTTTGCCCACGCTAAACGGGAATATGACCGTTTTGCCGAGGCTCTGGAAATGGTCAAGACAACAGGATATGGTATTGCTGCTCCGTCACTGGCTGAGATGGCACTGGACGAACCGCAGTTGATTCGACAGGGTACAAGATTTGGAGTGAGGCTTAAAGCGACAGCCCCTTCCATTCACATGATCCGTGTCGATGTGGAATCGGAATTTGCTCCGATTATCGGAACAGAGAAGCAGAGTGAGGAACTCGTACGTTACCTGATGCAGGATTTTGAGAATGATCCAATCAAAATTTGGGAATCTGACATTTTCGGACGTTCGCTGCATTCTATTGTGCGTGAAGGTATTCAAGGCAAGATTGCCATGATGCCGGACAATGCACGCTATAAGCTGCAGGAAACGCTGGGTCGCATTATCAATGAAGGTTCTGGTGGTCTTATTGCTATAATTCTTTAA
- the mtrB gene encoding trp RNA-binding attenuation protein MtrB, translating to MEDNVTGSSEYVVIKAKSNGCQVFGLTRGQDTRLHHSEKLDKGEVMIVQFTDHTSAIKIRGKAVVMTKHGVVDTEE from the coding sequence ATGGAAGATAACGTGACGGGCAGCAGTGAGTACGTCGTAATTAAAGCAAAAAGCAACGGATGTCAGGTTTTTGGTCTGACCAGAGGTCAGGATACACGCCTGCATCATTCAGAAAAATTGGACAAGGGTGAGGTAATGATCGTCCAATTTACGGATCATACTTCTGCCATCAAAATCCGCGGCAAGGCCGTTGTGATGACCAAGCACGGGGTTGTAGATACGGAGGAGTAA
- a CDS encoding sugar ABC transporter ATP-binding protein, with the protein MSSPVYTLEMKNISKRFAGVDALRAVDFTVQGGEIHALLGANGAGKSTLMKILSGAYRYDQGAIVVDGKELIISSPWEAKRAGIHCVYQEVDSALVPQLTVAENIVMDDLPALDGRWWVAPASMRRRAREALARLEVDIDVRRYVSELTLAEKQLVLIARILTQQASTIIFDEPTAPLSEEETRRLFRTIHTLKDEGVACILITHRLPEVIEHSDRVTVMRDGERVFSGPASDLNVGDIVTYMLGKTFDEEFPKTEVPIGETVLEARELRKGLRVHGVDLQVRRGEILSIVGLVGAGKTELSRLLTGADKPDVGELTFKGRCIRLREPADAVAQGIVSIPEERRKQGVLIEESVERNLSLPLLGKLSVLGFISRHKERNNGNEVAASLGIKTPSLRQHVKYLSGGNQQKVAIGKWLHSGADVFVFDEPTKGVDIGAKSDIFRIIGELAAQGKAIIYLTCEFAEGIGIGDRIAVMYDGKIIREFARGEVEQEQLLLYASGGEEVHS; encoded by the coding sequence ATGAGTTCACCAGTATATACATTGGAGATGAAGAACATCAGCAAACGGTTTGCTGGTGTAGATGCGCTGCGAGCTGTGGATTTTACGGTTCAGGGTGGCGAAATTCACGCTCTGCTCGGTGCCAACGGGGCAGGGAAAAGCACATTAATGAAAATCTTGTCCGGTGCGTATCGTTACGATCAGGGAGCGATCGTTGTGGATGGCAAGGAACTGATTATTAGTTCACCGTGGGAAGCCAAAAGAGCCGGAATTCACTGTGTGTATCAAGAAGTCGATTCAGCACTTGTGCCTCAGTTAACCGTCGCTGAAAACATTGTAATGGACGATTTGCCTGCACTTGATGGTCGGTGGTGGGTTGCACCAGCGTCCATGCGCAGACGAGCACGTGAGGCATTAGCGCGTCTGGAGGTTGATATAGATGTACGACGATACGTGTCTGAATTGACGCTGGCAGAAAAGCAGCTTGTACTTATCGCACGGATTTTGACACAGCAAGCGAGTACTATCATTTTTGATGAGCCAACGGCACCGCTGAGCGAGGAAGAAACGCGACGTTTGTTCCGCACGATTCATACCCTCAAGGATGAGGGAGTAGCATGTATTCTTATCACCCACCGATTGCCGGAGGTCATCGAGCACAGTGACCGTGTTACGGTAATGCGTGATGGTGAGCGCGTGTTCTCGGGACCTGCTTCTGATTTAAATGTAGGCGACATTGTCACGTATATGCTTGGGAAAACATTTGATGAGGAATTTCCGAAAACAGAGGTGCCTATTGGTGAAACGGTATTGGAAGCAAGAGAGCTCCGAAAGGGATTGCGGGTTCACGGTGTTGATTTGCAGGTCAGACGCGGCGAAATTCTGTCTATTGTGGGTTTGGTCGGTGCGGGCAAGACGGAGCTGTCACGACTTCTTACAGGGGCAGACAAGCCAGATGTGGGAGAACTGACCTTCAAGGGTCGCTGCATTCGTTTGCGTGAGCCAGCGGACGCGGTAGCTCAAGGAATTGTGTCCATACCCGAGGAGCGGCGTAAGCAGGGGGTCTTGATTGAGGAAAGCGTGGAACGAAACCTTAGCCTTCCGCTCTTGGGCAAGCTGAGTGTTCTTGGTTTCATTAGTCGGCATAAAGAACGTAATAACGGTAATGAGGTTGCCGCCTCTCTTGGTATTAAGACGCCTTCACTGCGCCAGCATGTTAAGTATTTGAGCGGTGGGAATCAACAAAAGGTTGCGATAGGAAAATGGCTTCATTCTGGAGCGGATGTCTTTGTTTTTGACGAACCAACCAAGGGTGTAGATATAGGGGCAAAAAGCGATATTTTCCGTATCATTGGAGAATTGGCAGCACAAGGAAAAGCAATCATTTATCTAACCTGTGAATTTGCAGAAGGTATTGGCATTGGTGATCGGATAGCAGTCATGTATGACGGGAAAATAATAAGGGAATTTGCGCGAGGCGAAGTCGAACAGGAACAGCTTCTGTTGTACGCCAGCGGTGGTGAAGAGGTGCATTCATGA
- a CDS encoding ABC transporter permease encodes MKEKWLNVSFRYGAVVVIIGVLAFFSATLPYFWTYDNLMDILGSIAIVTFVAIGVTLSLIVDGFDLSVGATVSLTTVVSASLMVWYEQPVAVVIIVALVVGALVGLLNSLLIIKLRIPDLLATLAIMYIVSGVHQTYAQGYTIYNHMQFPDGSKAPGEISPAFLLLGQGKWLGIPISVILLLLAVAAVHVFLIYTKHGRQMYVTGGNEEAARLSGIRVKKVRTLAYIASGVFAAIAGILYASRVGSGQIDAGSPLLMEAVAAVFVGFSVFGAGKPNVIGTFIGAVLIGVLVNGLTMMNVQYFAHDIVKGVVLVLALAVTFYVLNRRRT; translated from the coding sequence ATGAAGGAAAAATGGTTAAATGTCTCGTTTCGTTACGGTGCTGTAGTGGTCATTATAGGTGTGTTGGCGTTTTTCTCAGCCACCTTACCTTATTTTTGGACGTATGATAATTTAATGGATATTCTTGGCTCAATTGCGATTGTAACTTTTGTAGCCATTGGTGTGACATTGTCACTTATCGTGGACGGTTTTGACCTGTCGGTTGGTGCAACGGTATCTTTGACGACAGTCGTCTCAGCTTCGTTGATGGTCTGGTATGAACAGCCTGTTGCAGTGGTCATTATTGTGGCTCTGGTTGTTGGAGCTTTGGTTGGACTATTAAATTCACTTTTGATTATTAAACTGCGTATCCCCGATTTGCTCGCAACTCTAGCCATTATGTATATTGTAAGCGGGGTTCATCAAACGTACGCGCAGGGCTATACCATCTACAATCATATGCAGTTTCCTGATGGCAGCAAGGCCCCAGGCGAGATATCTCCAGCATTTCTTTTACTAGGTCAAGGTAAATGGTTGGGTATCCCGATTTCGGTTATTTTACTGTTGCTAGCTGTGGCAGCGGTGCATGTTTTCTTGATCTATACGAAGCACGGGCGTCAAATGTATGTAACTGGCGGGAATGAGGAGGCTGCTCGTCTGTCGGGTATACGGGTAAAAAAAGTCCGTACACTGGCCTATATTGCTTCAGGCGTATTTGCAGCAATTGCTGGTATTTTGTATGCTTCGCGTGTAGGCTCGGGTCAAATTGACGCTGGCTCTCCCTTGCTCATGGAGGCGGTAGCTGCAGTATTCGTCGGCTTTTCAGTGTTTGGTGCGGGTAAACCCAATGTTATTGGTACATTTATTGGTGCGGTGTTGATCGGCGTATTGGTTAATGGACTGACCATGATGAATGTGCAATATTTTGCCCATGACATTGTCAAAGGAGTAGTACTGGTGCTTGCGCTGGCTGTTACTTTTTACGTGCTGAACCGTCGTCGTACTTGA
- a CDS encoding 2Fe-2S iron-sulfur cluster-binding protein, whose product MNVQITFKPSGRCVQVSRGTSLLQAARKAGVYIPTRCDGKAACLMCKVEIAPERAELAGRPNDAEQRKLGPLLNEGIRLSCQARAQGDMEVTIPEDRLKAAIRRQLERQGLDDELW is encoded by the coding sequence ATGAATGTGCAGATTACGTTCAAGCCGTCAGGCAGGTGCGTACAGGTCAGTCGGGGTACGTCATTGCTCCAGGCTGCCCGTAAAGCAGGTGTGTATATTCCCACACGTTGTGATGGAAAAGCAGCCTGTCTGATGTGTAAGGTAGAGATAGCACCGGAACGGGCTGAGCTTGCAGGTCGCCCTAATGATGCAGAGCAGCGTAAGCTGGGGCCTTTACTGAATGAAGGAATACGTTTATCCTGTCAGGCCCGTGCTCAGGGTGATATGGAGGTAACCATACCGGAAGATAGGCTCAAGGCAGCTATTAGACGGCAACTGGAGCGTCAGGGGCTGGATGACGAACTGTGGTAA
- a CDS encoding demethylmenaquinone methyltransferase: MGSSDTKPKEQFVHGVFESIAGKYDLMNDILSFRRHKAWRKFTMKKMDMHRGDTAIDLCCGTCDWTLAMARASESGHIVGLDFSQNMLNVGERKITSESREKQIKLVQGNAMDLPFEDNSFDYATIGFGLRNVPDLRRVLQEMQRVVKPGGQVVCLELSKPTWQPFKGIYYAYFQHILPMLGKLFAKRYEQYKWLPDSLALFPGRDELADIFREVGLKDVQAHSLTGGIAALHIGIKESLHV, translated from the coding sequence ATGGGATCAAGCGACACCAAGCCGAAAGAGCAATTCGTTCATGGCGTGTTTGAAAGTATAGCCGGTAAATACGATTTGATGAACGATATACTGAGCTTTCGCAGACATAAGGCTTGGCGGAAATTTACAATGAAAAAGATGGACATGCATCGCGGCGATACGGCAATCGACCTTTGTTGTGGGACATGTGACTGGACGCTTGCGATGGCGCGTGCAAGTGAAAGTGGTCACATCGTAGGACTGGATTTTAGCCAGAACATGCTAAATGTTGGCGAGCGAAAGATTACATCAGAATCCCGCGAAAAGCAAATCAAGCTTGTTCAAGGCAACGCGATGGATCTACCTTTTGAAGACAATTCATTTGATTATGCGACGATTGGTTTCGGTCTTCGCAACGTGCCTGATCTGCGCCGCGTGTTGCAGGAAATGCAACGAGTCGTTAAGCCTGGTGGGCAGGTCGTATGTCTGGAGTTGTCCAAACCTACTTGGCAGCCGTTCAAGGGAATTTACTACGCATATTTTCAACACATCTTGCCCATGCTCGGCAAATTGTTCGCCAAACGTTATGAGCAGTACAAATGGCTCCCTGATTCGTTGGCGCTTTTTCCAGGAAGGGATGAACTGGCTGACATCTTTCGTGAAGTCGGATTAAAGGATGTTCAGGCTCATTCTCTCACCGGAGGCATTGCGGCATTGCATATTGGAATCAAGGAGAGTCTGCATGTTTAA
- a CDS encoding HU family DNA-binding protein gives MNKTDLINQVSESTELSKKDVTKAIDAVFEAIAGALQNGDKVQLVGFGNFEVRERSARKGRNPQTGEEIEIPASKIPAFKPGKALKDGIK, from the coding sequence TTGAATAAAACGGATTTGATCAATCAGGTTTCTGAGAGCACTGAATTGTCCAAAAAGGACGTAACCAAAGCAATCGATGCAGTATTTGAGGCGATCGCTGGTGCACTGCAAAACGGAGACAAGGTACAACTGGTAGGTTTCGGGAACTTTGAGGTTCGTGAACGTTCCGCACGTAAAGGACGTAACCCGCAAACAGGAGAAGAAATCGAAATCCCTGCGAGCAAAATTCCGGCATTCAAACCGGGTAAAGCGCTCAAAGACGGAATTAAATAA